CTTCGTGTTCGTCAAGACCCGCAAGACCGCCGGCACCAGCCTCGAGATCGCGTTGTCGCGCCACTGCGGCCCCGACGACATCGTCACCCGGATCAGCCCCGAGGACGAGGAGCTGCGCGCGGCCGCCGGGGGAGTGGGCCCGCAGAACGACGACACCGAGCCCAGCTCGTACGCCCACATGGGCGCGCGCCGGGTCATCGAGGTGATCGGGCGCGAGACGTGGGACGACTACTTCACCTTCGCGGTGGAGCGCAACCCGTTCGACGTGGTCGCCTCGTCCTACCGCTACAGCGCGCGCAAGCCGTCGTTCACCAAGACCTTCGCCGAGTTCGTCCGCACCCCGAAGCGGATGGAGCGCCTCGCCCTCAACGAGCGGCTCTACCGGCTCGGTGGGCGGGTCGTCGTCGACCGGGTCTACCGCTACGAGGAGCTGCCCGCCGCGGTGGCGGACCTGTCGTCGCGCCTCGGCATCGAGCTCGACCTGCCCCACGCCAAGCAGGGGAGCGGGCCTCACTACCGCGAGCTCTACGGCCCCGGGGACGCCGACATCGTGGCCGCCCGCTTCCGCCGGACGATCGAGGAGTTCGGCTACGGGTTCTGAGGTGGCGGCGTGGTCGGAGGTCGCTCGCGCCCGTCGGAGTCCCCGCTCGAGCGGGGACTCCGACACCTGGAGGGGGTTGCAACGGCCTCCAGGTGTCAGACTTCCCCACCAAGTCCGCCCCGGGAGGCGGTCGATTCCCGCTGGAGCGACGAATTACACGTTTGATGTTCACCCATCGGCGTGGCGCGCTTGACATTTGACCCATACGATCGTCGCTTGTGCCCCAAACGTCACACGAGTCTCACGAGTCACACCCGGTTCGAGCACGCCTGACGACCGTCCGGAACGTCGTCGGTCGGGCGCTCGGGACGGCCAAGCTCCTCACCGGGTTGCTCGTCCTGCTCGCCCTGGTCGTGCCGACCACCGCGGGTCGGATCACCCTCGCGTCGTCCACCTACCTGTGCTCGGGCTACCAGGGGTGCGCGGCCGCGGGGTACGGCGACGGTGGCTACCGACAGGTCTCCTCGAAGCAGTACTGGCGCATGTACGCCGGGCACAACTGCACGAACTACGTGGCCTACCGGCTCATCCAGTCGGGCATGCCCGACGTCCGGCCGTGGGAGGGCAACGGCAACGCGTCGAACTGGGGCGTCGCGATGGCCGCCATCACCGACCAGACGCCCACCGTCGGCTCCGTCGCCTGGTATCGGCCGCACGTCACGCCGGCCGGCGGGAACGGGCACGTCGCCATCGTGGAGCAGGTCATCTCCGACACCGAGATCATCGTCTCCGAGGACTACTGGGGCGGCGACTTCTACTGGCGCCGCATCACCAAGACCGGCGGCGGCTGGCCGAGCGGGTTCATCCACTTCAACGACCGCGTGGTGCAGCCCACCTCGCCCCCCACGATCGCCGGGTCGGCCATGGTCGGCTCGCCGCTCGAGGTGGCCGTCGGATCCTGGACGCCCGCGCCCTCGAGCATCACCTTCCGCTGGCTGGCCGACGGAGCGGCCATCCCCGGAGCCACCGGGTCCGCCTACGTGCCCACGCCCGACGTCAAGGGCAAGACCCTGACCGCCGAGGTGACGGCGCAGCTGGACGGCTACACCCCCGGCGCCGCGGCCCTGGCGACCCCTCCGGTCGCACCCGGCACCTTCGCACGCACCCAGCTGCCGACGATCCAGGGCGAGCCCCAGGTCGGCTCGACCCTCACGCTCACCCCGTCGACGTGGTCCCCGCAGCCGAAGAAGTCCACGACCCAGTGGTACGCCGACGGCAAGCCCCTCGCCGACG
The sequence above is drawn from the Nocardioides sp. zg-1228 genome and encodes:
- a CDS encoding CHAP domain-containing protein; this encodes MLVLLALVVPTTAGRITLASSTYLCSGYQGCAAAGYGDGGYRQVSSKQYWRMYAGHNCTNYVAYRLIQSGMPDVRPWEGNGNASNWGVAMAAITDQTPTVGSVAWYRPHVTPAGGNGHVAIVEQVISDTEIIVSEDYWGGDFYWRRITKTGGGWPSGFIHFNDRVVQPTSPPTIAGSAMVGSPLEVAVGSWTPAPSSITFRWLADGAAIPGATGSAYVPTPDVKGKTLTAEVTAQLDGYTPGAAALATPPVAPGTFARTQLPTIQGEPQVGSTLTLTPSTWSPQPKKSTTQWYADGKPLADATGNTLTLTRDQIGQQISARVTASANGYRKSRSNAPATAAVQAKPVTLLSPSRVTGRAQVGRRLVVEPGRAKPGDASATYRWLRDGRRIAKATKATYTVRKGDVGHALAVEVTMTRRHFRATTETLTVASPVRAVPTLRVRPEVKRGRVVVDLRVRAVGAPKPSGAITVTIGRRTVEGELVAGTARVVVRDVAPGTRPVVVRFAGTDLVRPAVSRSTLVVPGGKG